gagagagagaaatttgGAGAagcattctttttcttttttgtttttgggagGGGGGTGGGGGAATCACCACAGTGTAGCACCTCTATTAGCTTTGCCCAAAAATGTCAGCATGCTATGCATATAATGGATTCAGGATGCCAGAAATGCTGTAGAGTTTCACTAAAGTACTAGAGCCAACTGCTTGCACTCATGTCCATGAGTCAGTTAACTGCATTTTTAAGAAGCTCAGGGGGCTTATTCTTCTGTTCTCCTGAGAAATTTCTGATGAAGACCATAGACATTAAACAATTTCAGGCTCGGTTAATCAGATGATTCTAACCAGATTCCTATATGAAGAAATGAAAACTAAATACCAAAGTTGAAAGCAGAGGACTGCCATTTAGAAGGATTGACATGTTTCCTTGAAGACGTCTCCCTTGGTGGTGTTGGCAAGAAGAAATATATTAGTCTTCTCATGAATTTAGACAACATGGATGGATTTGTTTTGCGTACAACATTCATATGGTGCACAATGACATTCGAAGAATTAAAAAGGAGATTCTGCACAGGAATAAGATTTTTCAGCAGTTTTGCTCTCTAATTCTGCATCTAACACAACTTCTAAAATGGAGTTGTTTTATGCATCTGACCCTCAAGGCTAAGCTATTCGAATAGCCCAATGAACTTTATGAAATTAACAATCTCAAACCTGATAGAACCTTTAAATGGAAGCCATACTATCTAGTCAACATCTATGATCTTTCACTGGAAACAATTATTTTGATTAGTAAAGATTTCTTTATGACGATAGACCCTTGGAGTTGTATAACCACAATTAATTCTTGAAATAACATGCCATTTAGTTCATGCAAAAATCTGTTTTTTGCCAACAATTGGATGTCATAACAACACTAGCATTACCAGAACGTATTTATcacaaaattgaaataacaaGTCAAGACTGCAAAGAACCAATATTTTCAACTAGtacaagaggaaagaaaaatctTCATAAAATATACTGAAAAATCATATTGAGAAAGTCAAACCGGTAATAGAAGATCAAGAAACAACAATAAAGAAATGACAAACACAAAAACTTACGTTTTGGACAGAGCATAAAAAATGCTCTGAGCTTCAGCTGTAACACCAATCCCAAATCTTTCAGCCACCAACTCACCTTGCCTAATGAAAAATGCCACTTATAAAATCAACCACAATAATCACAAAATAGTCCAAATCCACAACTTcgtcaaaaatttttaaaaaataattcgAAATACCTAATAGCAGAGTCTTCTCTGGCTTGACGATTATTAATATCAATAAAACATTTCTTGAGATCAAGAGGGTCTTCACCTTGACCCAAAAAAGTAAACTCCTTTAGTTTCTATCGTCGTTGCCCCCTCAAATACACATCTCAGCTAGCCTTGCCTCTAAAGCCTCTAATCCTGCATACAATTATGTTTTGGGATGAAAAAAAGCAACTCTACTCACTTAAAGATGAGTGAAAAGCCAAAAGCAGAAAGGAAAAACTTCTGGTATATAGAATTTCGACAAAATGTCTAAACTCAGCGTTGCTCATCTAAAATGAACCCGATATGAGCAAAAGGGACAGTAATATTccaattttatatttaaattaaaggaaaaaaatgcaacGACAAATTGGGAAGAAGAAAAGGTTGAGCTTATTTGGGCGAGGAAATAACCCATTTTTTAGAAACTTACCATATAGAGACGACCTTCAAAAGAGAAAACAGAACTTAGAAAATCCCATGAGGGTGGTGGAGggaattttcaaaatctgtacCTGCAACATTACAACatcataaaagaaaaaaattagacAACAAAACTCGTAAATAATTGGGGGGAAAAGAACCAGAAGGCTGAAGAGGctttggaagaaagaagagaagaagcaagaagaggtttttttttttttaagaaaagaacCGAAACAAAGCAGGGCTCATTATCACAAGCACCTAATCCTCGGGATAGAACAGAAAGAAACAGTGGGCGAAATGTACGGCTGCTGAGCACAAAGTCACTTCGCCCACCTTCTCCAACACCGCATTACCAATACAACCTCCAGAAAATAGCAGAAcaaaaaaattcaataaaaggGCAACTGTAAAAAAGAGAAGCGAAGTGTTAAAATGGTAAATATCAACGGGGCTAGGAGCCCAACGACTGCATTAGCAAATGACTGCTTCACCGGTTCAGGAGCAGCCACAAGGAGAAAATAGCCTGTGCAAAAATTGTACGACAAATACACAACCACATGAAAGTCAAATGGCAAGGAagaaggagaaagaagaagTAAAGAAAAGTCACAATCTCTCATCAGAGGTATTGTACGGTACagttagaggtggcaaaatgggcgggatgggcgggatttgcttgggtttgtgatggaaccgagtcatatgggtttgggcccaaccttacccatatgtgttttgggactaacttgggcgggatcactttgggatgggtttagattgatcccgcccaatacccaaatctattttctacatattttttttcctttaattcatttttattttttatataattttaatatttttgatttattaaattttttttagttttattaaataaacatgcaagtgctttatactcaagattcccatcaaaaattggattaacaaataaaagaaaaaatagatatacagtcatattccaacatatatcaagatggccaaggtacttaaggtgttgaatatttattctcatcattgtccaaagatgacaggtctaaattgactgaaatgttgaaaattcttgtggacaatgactaggaaaactactagattatattctctagtatgactataaaaattgttaaagataatttttgaatctaagactccgtttggattggctattttttcaaaaaataagtttttcaaatataatgttacagtaatatacaataactcaaaaaacatcccatccatattagtatatcaaatatttcaaaaaaattttatagtaaaattttttcatatacactgctataataaaatatttcaaaaataccccccaaaaatagttaaaccaaacagagcccttgttatttgagcccaatgggtacccaagtatttcccaagtattcccatcaattaatgggtacaattgggatttgtcccattttaaacccaatatcaaaatccaatacccatcccgcccaaagtccccatgggcatgggtaacccattgggacttgggacaaattgccacctctaggtACAGTACAGAAACAGAGCTCCGATAGGAAGGTGAAGAAAGAAGAAGCTCTCTACCAAAGCCAGCCAACAACCGACTACCAAACAACTACTCCGCtgttttttgaccaaaaaaaaaatcggacagcatgaGGAAGGTGAGTATTATTATCACCACTATGACTCTGTTTGTCAGTTCCATACAGGCAAGCAAAACACACCCCATCTACGTTGAGCAGGTGCACGACTGCAACTTTTCCACCCATCACAAAGCGACACATCAGCAAACCACACACCTTTGACAACTTTCCTAAGCACTTAGTCTACTTTAGGTTGATATGATTGATATTTATCACCACTATCGGTCCATTGCTCGGTTCCATGCAAGCGGCTAAATTTTCCTAAGCACTCAAAACATTTCCATTCATTCAAAACACACCCAACACCGCAAAGCAAGCATTGAGCACGTGGAGGAGGACGACAACATTTCCACCCATCA
This DNA window, taken from Coffea eugenioides isolate CCC68of unplaced genomic scaffold, Ceug_1.0 ScVebR1_3522;HRSCAF=4746, whole genome shotgun sequence, encodes the following:
- the LOC113758034 gene encoding uncharacterized protein LOC113758034, translated to MGGNVVVLLHVLNACFAVLGYFLLVAAPEPVKQSFANAVKLKEFTFLGQGEDPLDLKKCFIDINNRQAREDSAIRQGELVAERFGIGVTAEAQSIFYALSKTLPVHWDKTTIVVMNEVRVSSPYLPESVLGGTPTANERVQKVLEFERRDYKLTMLVNDYVTLSCIEGELVPSCSDY